Proteins encoded within one genomic window of Streptomyces sp. NBC_00523:
- a CDS encoding DUF1416 domain-containing protein → MCGAKAGGPDASTIKPGETTIQGSVTRDGEPVTGYVRLLDSTGEFTAEVPTSATGQFRFYAAEGTWTVRALVPGGTADRTVVAQTGGLAEVAIAV, encoded by the coding sequence ATGTGTGGAGCAAAGGCCGGCGGCCCCGACGCTTCGACCATCAAGCCCGGTGAGACCACCATCCAGGGCAGCGTGACCCGCGACGGCGAGCCCGTCACCGGCTACGTCCGCCTGCTGGACTCGACCGGCGAGTTCACCGCCGAGGTCCCGACCTCGGCGACCGGCCAGTTCCGCTTCTACGCGGCCGAGGGCACCTGGACCGTTCGCGCCCTCGTCCCCGGCGGCACCGCGGACCGCACGGTCGTCGCGCAGACCGGTGGCCTGGCCGAGGTGGCCATCGCGGTCTAG
- a CDS encoding DUF3099 domain-containing protein has translation MYRRRRRAYFVLMGVCLVLFVSAWAFVRLWSMPAAIAMCVVAMVIPPVAAMVGNRKGPEDRWWDEPGGQEQRQQQPSPRDAKTGKDGGATGATGDPESDAWWDELDGRKRRG, from the coding sequence ATGTACCGCCGACGCCGGCGCGCCTACTTCGTACTGATGGGCGTATGCCTCGTCCTCTTCGTCTCGGCCTGGGCCTTCGTGAGGCTCTGGTCGATGCCGGCCGCCATCGCGATGTGCGTGGTCGCGATGGTGATCCCGCCCGTCGCGGCGATGGTCGGCAACCGCAAAGGGCCCGAGGACCGTTGGTGGGACGAGCCCGGCGGGCAGGAGCAGCGGCAGCAGCAGCCGTCGCCCCGTGACGCGAAGACCGGCAAGGACGGCGGCGCGACCGGGGCCACCGGCGATCCGGAGTCGGACGCGTGGTGGGACGAGCTGGACGGCCGGAAGCGGCGCGGCTGA
- a CDS encoding DsrE family protein gives MPKKLVIKVTAGADSAERCSQAFTVAAVAVASGVEVSLWLTGESAWFALPGRAAEFELPHAAPLPDLIESIQAGGRITLCTQCAARRDITEEDVLEGVRIAGAQVFVSEIMADGVQALVY, from the coding sequence ATGCCGAAGAAGCTCGTGATCAAGGTGACCGCAGGTGCCGACTCCGCCGAGCGCTGCTCGCAGGCGTTCACGGTGGCGGCGGTGGCCGTCGCCAGCGGGGTGGAGGTTTCGCTCTGGCTGACGGGGGAATCGGCGTGGTTCGCCCTGCCGGGCCGCGCCGCCGAGTTCGAACTGCCGCACGCCGCACCGCTGCCGGACCTGATCGAGTCCATCCAGGCGGGCGGCCGGATCACGCTGTGCACGCAGTGCGCGGCCCGGCGCGACATCACCGAGGAGGACGTCCTGGAGGGCGTGAGGATCGCCGGGGCGCAGGTCTTCGTCAGCGAGATCATGGCCGACGGGGTGCAGGCGCTCGTCTACTGA
- a CDS encoding FABP family protein — protein sequence MIEIPSDLHPDLVPLAFLLGNWVGAGVSDFPGAEKCNFGQEVTFRHDGRDFLEYTSHSWVLDADGNKSRPLETETGYWRIDKDRKVEVVMARDQGVIEIWYGELADKKPQIDLVTDAVARTAASGPYSGGKRLYGYVNSDLMWVGEKATPEVELRPYMSAHLKKTVTPEEVEAMAKSLGDLPDDGIAFFK from the coding sequence ATGATCGAGATCCCGTCCGACCTCCACCCGGACCTCGTCCCGCTGGCCTTCCTCCTGGGTAACTGGGTGGGCGCGGGAGTCTCCGACTTCCCGGGCGCCGAGAAGTGCAACTTCGGTCAGGAGGTCACGTTCCGCCACGACGGCCGTGACTTCCTGGAGTACACCTCGCACTCCTGGGTCCTCGACGCCGACGGCAACAAGTCCCGTCCGCTGGAGACCGAGACCGGCTACTGGCGCATCGACAAGGACCGCAAGGTCGAGGTCGTCATGGCCCGCGACCAGGGCGTCATCGAGATCTGGTACGGCGAGCTGGCCGACAAGAAGCCGCAGATCGACCTGGTCACCGACGCGGTGGCCCGTACCGCGGCCTCCGGCCCGTACAGCGGTGGCAAGCGGCTCTACGGCTATGTGAACAGCGACCTGATGTGGGTCGGCGAGAAGGCGACGCCCGAGGTCGAGCTGCGGCCGTACATGTCGGCGCACCTGAAGAAGACCGTCACGCCCGAGGAGGTCGAGGCGATGGCCAAGAGCCTCGGTGACCTGCCGGACGACGGGATCGCCTTCTTCAAGTAG